One genomic region from Mytilus trossulus isolate FHL-02 chromosome 9, PNRI_Mtr1.1.1.hap1, whole genome shotgun sequence encodes:
- the LOC134685438 gene encoding histone H2B-like, with protein MPPKVGTKGAKKAVTKAKTARPGGDKKRRRKRRESYAIYIYKVLRQVHPDTGVSSKAMSIMNSFVNDIFERIAAEASRLAHYNKRSTITSREIQTAVRLLLPGELAKHAVSEGTKAVTKYTSSK; from the coding sequence ATGCCACCAAAAGTTGGAACCAAAGGAGCCAAAAAGGCCGTAACAAAGGCAAAGACTGCCAGACCCGGCGGTGACAAGAAAAGGAGGAGGAAGAGGAGAGAATCCTATGCCATCTACATCTACAAAGTCTTGAGACAGGTTCACCCAGACACTGGAGTATCCTCAAAGGCTATGTCTATCATGAACAGTTTTGTCAACGATATCTTTGAGAGAATCGCTGCAGAAGCTTCCCGTCTCGCTCACTACAACAAGAGATCTACCATCACATCTCGGGAGATCCAGACTGCAGTTCGTCTGCTCTTACCCGGTGAATTGGCCAAGCACGCTGTCAGTGAAGGTACCAAAGCCGTCACAAAGTACACCAGCAGCAAGTAA
- the LOC134685435 gene encoding histone H2A, translated as MSGRGKGGKAKAKAKSRSSRAGLQFPVGRIHRLLRKGNYAERVGAGAPVYLAAVLEYLAAEVLELAGNAARDNKKSRIIPRHLQLAIRNDEELNKLLSGVTIAQGGVLPNIQAVLLPKKTQKAAK; from the coding sequence atgtcaggACGAGGAAAAGGAGGAAAAGCAAAAGCAAAGGCAAAGTCTAGGTCATCCCGTGCCGGACTTCAGTTCCCAGTAGGTCGTATCCACAGACTTTTGAGGAAAGGAAACTACGCCGAGAGAGTTGGTGCCGGAGCACCAGTCTACCTTGCCGCTGTCTTGGAATACTTAGCAGCTGAGGTTTTGGAGTTGGCAGGAAATGCTGCCCGTGACAACAAGAAGAGCAGAATCATCCCCCGTCATCTCCAGTTGGCCATCAGAAACGACGAAGAATTGAACAAACTTCTCTCTGGTGTAACCATTGCACAAGGTGGTGTTTTACCAAACATCCAGGCTGTACTTCTGCCAAAGAAGACACAGAAAGCTGCCAAGTAA
- the LOC134685429 gene encoding histone H3 — MARTKQTARKSTGGKAPRKQLATKAARKSAPATGGVKKPHRYRPGTVALREIRRYQKSTELLIRKLPFQRLVREIAQDFKTDLRFQSSAVMALQEASEAYLVGLFEDTNLCAIHAKRVTIMPKDIQLARRIRGERA, encoded by the coding sequence ATGGCTCGTACAAAGCAGACCGCCCGTAAATCCACTGGAGGAAAAGCTCCAAGAAAACAACTTGCCACCAAGGCCGCCCGTAAGAGCGCACCTGCCACTGGTGGAGTAAAGAAGCCACATAGATACAGGCCAGGAACAGTCGCTCTTCGTGAGATCAGAAGATACCagaaaagtactgaactcctcATCAGGAAACTCCCCTTCCAGAGATTAGTTCGTGAAATTGCTCAAGACTTCAAGACTGATCTACGTTTCCAGAGCTCTGCCGTTATGGCCCTCCAGGAAGCCAGTGAAGCTTACCTCGTTGGTCTTTTCGAGGACACCAACTTGTGTGCAATCCACGCCAAGAGAGTCACCATCATGCCCAAAGACATCCAGTTGGCTCGCAGAATCCGTGGAGAACGTGCTTAA
- the LOC134684440 gene encoding uncharacterized protein LOC134684440, which yields MSGRGKGGKGLGKGGAKRHRKVLRDNIQGITKPAIRRLARRGGVKRISGLIYEETRGVLKVFLENVIRDAVTYTEHAKRKTVTAMDVVYALKRQGRTLYGFGGSCLANSPGRGKGGKAKAKAKSRSSRAGLQFPVGRIHRLLRKGNYAERVGAGAPVYLAAVLEYLAAEVLELAGNAARDNKKSRIIPRHLQLAIRNDEELNKLLSGVTIAQGGVLPNIQAVLLPKKTQKAANFKVFCRVIVDFHREHIAMARTKQTARKSTGGKAPRKQLATKAARKSAPATGGVKKPHRYRPGTVALREIRRYQKSTELLIRKLPFQRLVREIAQDFKTDLRFQSSAVMALQEASEAYLVGLFEDTNLCAIHAKRVTIMPKDIQLARRIRGELVIRFIELQKANNMSGRGKGGKGLGKGGAKRHRKVLRDNIQGITKPAIRRLARRGGVKRISGLIYEETRGVLKVFLENVIRDAVTYTEHAKRKTVTAMDVVYALKRQGRTLYGFGG from the exons ATGTCAGGAAGAGGTAAAGGAGGAAAAGGTCTAGGTAAAGGAGGCGCCAAACGTCACAGGAAGGTGTTGCGTGATAATATCCAAGGTATCACCAAACCAGCAATCCGTCGTTTAGCAAGACGAGGTGGTGTCAAACGTATCTCTGGTCTTATCTACGAAGAAACACGTGGTGTCTTGAAAgtctttttggaaaatgtcaTCCGTGATGCTGTCACATACACTGAGCACGCAAAGAGGAAGACTGTCACCGCCATGGATGTTGTCTACGCCCTGAAACGTCAAGGCCGTACCCTTTACGGATTCGGAGGTT CGTGCTTGGCCAATTCACCGG gACGAGGAAAAGGAGGAAAAGCAAAAGCAAAGGCAAAGTCTAGGTCATCCCGTGCCGGACTTCAGTTCCCAGTAGGTCGTATCCACAGACTTTTGAGGAAAGGAAACTACGCCGAGAGAGTTGGTGCCGGAGCACCAGTCTACCTTGCCGCTGTCTTGGAATACTTAGCAGCTGAGGTTTTGGAGTTGGCAGGAAATGCTGCCCGTGACAACAAGAAGAGCAGAATCATCCCCCGTCATCTCCAGTTGGCCATCAGAAACGACGAAGAATTGAACAAACTTCTCTCTGGTGTAACCATTGCACAAGGTGGTGTTTTACCAAACATCCAGGCTGTACTTCTGCCAAAGAAGACACAGAAAGCTGCCAA TTTCAAAGTATTCTGTCGTGTAATCGTAGATTTTCACAGAGAACATATCGCAATGGCTCGTACAAAGCAGACCGCCCGTAAATCCACTGGAGGAAAAGCTCCAAGAAAACAACTTGCCACCAAGGCCGCCCGTAAGAGCGCACCTGCCACTGGTGGAGTAAAGAAGCCACATAGATACAGGCCAGGAACAGTCGCTCTTCGTGAGATCAGAAGATACCagaaaagtactgaactcctcATCAGGAAACTCCCCTTCCAGAGATTAGTTCGTGAAATTGCTCAAGACTTCAAGACTGATCTACGTTTCCAGAGCTCTGCCGTTATGGCCCTCCAGGAAGCCAGTGAAGCTTACCTCGTTGGTCTTTTCGAGGACACCAACTTGTGTGCAATCCACGCCAAGAGAGTCACCATCATGCCCAAAGACATCCAGTTGGCTCGCAGAATCCGTGGAGAAC TTGTCATTCGTTTTATCGAACTTCAAAAAGCAAACAACATGTCAGGAAGAGGTAAAGGAGGAAAAGGTCTAGGTAAAGGAGGCGCCAAACGTCACAGGAAGGTGTTGCGTGATAATATCCAAGGTATCACCAAACCAGCAATCCGTCGTTTAGCAAGACGAGGTGGTGTCAAACGTATCTCTGGTCTTATCTACGAAGAAACACGTGGTGTCTTGAAAgtctttttggaaaatgtcaTCCGTGATGCTGTCACATACACTGAGCACGCAAAGAGGAAGACTGTCACCGCCATGGATGTTGTCTACGCCCTGAAACGTCAAGGCCGTACCCTTTACGGATTCGGAGGTTAA